In Rhodothermus marinus DSM 4252, a single genomic region encodes these proteins:
- a CDS encoding MlaE family ABC transporter permease, whose translation MQSALSRFLLPFRALGQYTLLLVHAFSALGEFKTYRKNLFDQMVRIGIDSIPIVSMAAAFSGAVMTVQTAYQLVSPFIPKTVIGAVVAPSMILELAVVVTGFILAGRVGARIAAELGTMRVTEQIDALEAMGLNSVSYLVVPRVVAGMVMLPVLYVVACFVGIVSGILVANLGGFLSTGEFLQGARQFFKPFDPIFGVIKAFVFGFVITSISCYKGYFTQGGAEGVGRSTTQAAVLSCVYILVADLVLAVLLL comes from the coding sequence ATGCAAAGCGCACTGTCACGGTTTTTGCTACCCTTCCGGGCACTGGGCCAGTACACGTTGCTGCTCGTTCACGCGTTCTCGGCCCTGGGCGAGTTCAAGACGTACCGGAAGAACCTGTTCGATCAGATGGTACGCATCGGGATCGATTCGATTCCGATCGTGTCGATGGCCGCCGCCTTCTCCGGCGCAGTGATGACCGTGCAGACCGCCTACCAGCTCGTCTCGCCGTTCATTCCCAAAACGGTGATCGGGGCCGTCGTGGCGCCCTCGATGATCCTGGAGCTGGCCGTGGTGGTGACGGGCTTCATCCTGGCAGGACGCGTGGGCGCCCGCATCGCCGCCGAGCTGGGCACCATGCGCGTGACCGAGCAGATCGACGCGCTCGAAGCCATGGGCCTGAACTCGGTCAGCTACCTGGTGGTCCCCCGCGTGGTGGCCGGAATGGTCATGCTGCCGGTCCTGTACGTCGTCGCGTGCTTTGTCGGGATCGTGTCCGGTATCCTGGTGGCCAACCTGGGCGGCTTTCTCTCGACGGGCGAGTTTCTGCAGGGTGCCCGCCAGTTTTTCAAGCCGTTCGACCCGATTTTCGGCGTGATCAAAGCGTTCGTGTTCGGCTTCGTGATCACCTCGATTTCCTGCTACAAAGGGTATTTCACCCAGGGCGGCGCCGAAGGCGTCGGACGCAGCACCACGCAGGCGGCCGTCTTGAGCTGTGTGTACATCCTGGTGGCCGATCTGGTCCTGGCCGTCCTCCTGCTGTAG
- the ubiE gene encoding bifunctional demethylmenaquinone methyltransferase/2-methoxy-6-polyprenyl-1,4-benzoquinol methylase UbiE — protein sequence MPHRRKHYPPIGEKRGKKRQVAAMFDAIAPRYDLLNRILSAGIDRRWRRRAVEMIAPEQPRRVLDVATGTADLAIEVARRLPVERVVGVDIAESMLQVGRQKVDRLGLSERVVLRRGDAEKLPFSDAQFDAVLVAFGVRNFENLERGLRESYRVLRPGGVLVVLEFSRPRTPVIRTLYRWYAHHVLPRIGAWLSRDEGAYRYLPASVEAFPDGPDFLRRMEKVGFRDLQWKPLTFGIASLYRGRR from the coding sequence ATGCCGCACCGTCGCAAGCACTATCCGCCGATCGGGGAGAAGCGGGGTAAGAAGCGGCAGGTGGCGGCTATGTTCGATGCCATCGCGCCGCGCTACGACCTGCTCAACCGCATCCTGAGCGCCGGCATCGATCGGCGCTGGCGGCGGCGGGCCGTGGAAATGATCGCGCCTGAGCAGCCGCGGCGTGTGCTGGACGTGGCCACCGGCACGGCCGACCTGGCGATCGAGGTGGCACGTCGCCTGCCCGTCGAGCGCGTCGTAGGGGTGGACATCGCCGAATCGATGTTGCAGGTCGGCCGGCAGAAAGTGGATCGGCTGGGGCTGAGCGAGCGCGTGGTGCTGCGCAGGGGCGACGCAGAGAAGCTGCCGTTTTCCGACGCCCAGTTCGATGCGGTGCTGGTGGCCTTCGGCGTGCGCAACTTCGAAAACCTGGAGCGCGGACTGCGCGAGAGCTACCGGGTCCTGCGGCCGGGCGGGGTGCTGGTGGTGCTGGAGTTCAGCCGCCCGCGCACACCGGTCATTCGCACGCTCTACCGCTGGTATGCCCATCACGTGCTGCCGCGCATCGGCGCCTGGCTGTCGCGCGACGAAGGAGCCTATCGCTACCTGCCGGCCTCCGTTGAGGCCTTCCCGGACGGCCCGGATTTTCTGCGCCGTATGGAAAAGGTGGGCTTTCGGGATCTGCAGTGGAAGCCGCTGACATTCGGGATCGCGTCGCTCTATCGGGGACGGCGGTAG
- a CDS encoding STAS domain-containing protein, producing MSNFSVGFRQHDGVQILDLHGELDAHTAPELEAALQKCLQHGHYNILINGRDLEYISSAGLGVFMAYIEEIREKGGDLKIAELKPGVYNVFDLLGFPLLFDILPSETEALERFARGERPALPSS from the coding sequence ATGAGCAATTTTTCGGTAGGATTCCGACAGCACGACGGCGTGCAGATTCTGGATCTGCACGGAGAACTCGACGCGCACACAGCCCCGGAGCTGGAGGCCGCCCTCCAGAAATGTCTCCAGCATGGCCATTACAACATTCTGATCAACGGACGTGATCTGGAGTACATCTCCAGCGCCGGCCTGGGCGTGTTTATGGCCTACATCGAAGAGATCCGCGAGAAAGGCGGTGATCTGAAGATTGCCGAACTCAAACCCGGCGTGTACAACGTGTTCGACCTGCTGGGTTTTCCGCTGCTGTTCGACATTCTGCCCTCGGAAACCGAAGCCCTGGAGCGTTTCGCCCGGGGCGAACGCCCGGCGCTTCCATCCTCCTGA
- a CDS encoding RNA polymerase sigma factor has translation MHPTDDQLVAAYLERGDAQAFRRLVERHQERIYGYLLGMVRDPEVASDLFQETFLRVLAALRQERASYTRQGRWLAWVLRIARNAALDYLRSRRRWQDVTPDDGEEGGNFWDRLPDEAPGADELLEEAELQERLAACIERLPPEQREVLLLRQEAELTFREIAELTGVSINTALGRMRYALINLRKMMLQPQKQPASE, from the coding sequence ATGCATCCTACCGACGATCAACTGGTCGCGGCCTACCTGGAGCGGGGCGACGCGCAGGCGTTCCGCCGGCTGGTCGAGCGCCATCAGGAGCGGATCTACGGCTATCTGCTCGGGATGGTGCGCGACCCGGAGGTGGCCAGCGACCTGTTTCAGGAGACGTTTCTGCGTGTGCTGGCGGCACTCCGTCAGGAGCGGGCCTCCTACACGCGCCAGGGACGCTGGCTGGCCTGGGTGCTGCGCATTGCCCGCAATGCGGCGCTCGATTACCTGCGCAGCCGACGGCGCTGGCAGGACGTGACGCCGGACGACGGCGAAGAGGGCGGAAACTTCTGGGATCGGTTGCCGGACGAGGCGCCCGGCGCCGACGAGCTGCTGGAAGAAGCCGAGCTGCAGGAACGCCTGGCCGCCTGCATCGAACGCCTGCCGCCCGAGCAACGCGAGGTGCTGTTGCTGCGCCAGGAGGCGGAGCTGACCTTCCGGGAGATCGCCGAGCTGACCGGCGTCTCGATCAACACGGCGCTGGGACGCATGCGCTACGCGCTGATCAATCTGCGCAAAATGATGCTGCAGCCTCAGAAACAACCGGCTTCGGAATGA
- a CDS encoding ABC transporter ATP-binding protein — MIRVEHLYKSFDERPVLVDVSLEIRDGETLAIIGRSGSGKSVLMKHLIGLLKPDRGRVLVDGVDINAISYEELRRIRRQFGVLFQSGALFDSMNAFENVAFPLRTFTSLSEEEIRRRVQECLELVQLPDVGPKMPDELSGGMKKRVALARAIALEPRYIIYDEPTTGLDPETANAIDELIRDLNHRLNVTGIMVTHDMHSVLSVADRVAFLYQGRMHWVGTIEELHRSDDPTLLAFVKASEYQIGQPIPRSA; from the coding sequence ATGATTCGCGTAGAACATCTCTACAAGAGTTTCGACGAGCGGCCCGTGCTGGTGGACGTCTCGCTGGAGATTCGCGACGGCGAGACGCTGGCGATCATCGGGCGCTCGGGCTCGGGCAAAAGCGTCCTGATGAAACACCTGATCGGCCTGCTCAAACCCGACCGGGGCCGCGTGCTCGTCGATGGCGTGGACATCAACGCGATCTCCTACGAGGAGCTGCGCCGGATTCGTCGTCAGTTCGGCGTGCTGTTTCAGAGCGGCGCGCTGTTCGACTCGATGAACGCCTTCGAAAACGTGGCCTTCCCGCTGCGCACGTTTACCAGTCTGTCGGAAGAAGAAATCCGACGGCGCGTGCAGGAGTGTCTGGAGCTGGTGCAGTTGCCGGACGTCGGCCCCAAGATGCCCGATGAGCTTTCCGGCGGCATGAAGAAACGCGTGGCGCTGGCGCGCGCCATCGCCCTCGAACCGCGCTACATCATCTACGACGAGCCCACCACCGGACTCGATCCGGAGACGGCCAACGCGATCGACGAGCTGATCCGCGACCTGAACCATCGGCTCAACGTGACGGGCATCATGGTCACGCACGACATGCACTCGGTGCTTTCCGTGGCCGACCGCGTGGCCTTCCTCTACCAGGGACGCATGCACTGGGTGGGCACCATCGAAGAACTGCACCGCAGCGACGATCCGACCCTGCTTGCCTTCGTGAAAGCCAGCGAGTACCAGATTGGTCAACCGATCCCCCGAAGCGCATGA
- a CDS encoding CoA-binding protein has protein sequence MGFGSGPACDLTLNSILPPELREKYQNPAVIRKVLAESRTIAIVGLSTDRQKASHFVATYLQYAGYRIIPVNPRAEEILGERAYPDLLSIPEPVDVVDVFRPAHECPEYARQAVEIGARTLWLQLRIVSLEAAQIAEAGGLQVVMDRCIKMEHGRYNGSMHWVGMNTGIITARRARRWF, from the coding sequence ATGGGATTTGGATCAGGCCCTGCATGCGATCTGACGCTGAACTCGATCCTGCCGCCTGAGCTGCGGGAAAAGTACCAGAATCCGGCCGTCATCCGGAAAGTGCTGGCCGAGTCGCGGACGATCGCGATCGTCGGGCTTTCGACGGACCGGCAGAAGGCCAGCCACTTCGTGGCCACTTACCTGCAGTATGCCGGCTACCGGATCATTCCGGTCAACCCCCGCGCCGAGGAAATTCTGGGCGAGCGGGCCTACCCGGACCTGCTGAGCATCCCGGAGCCGGTCGATGTGGTGGACGTGTTCCGTCCGGCCCACGAGTGCCCCGAGTACGCCCGCCAGGCCGTGGAGATCGGCGCCAGGACGCTCTGGCTACAGCTCCGCATCGTGAGCCTCGAGGCGGCACAGATCGCCGAAGCGGGCGGGCTGCAGGTGGTGATGGACCGGTGCATCAAGATGGAGCACGGCCGCTACAACGGTAGCATGCACTGGGTGGGCATGAACACGGGCATCATCACGGCCCGCCGCGCCCGTCGCTGGTTCTAA
- a CDS encoding O-acetylhomoserine aminocarboxypropyltransferase/cysteine synthase family protein: protein MAERSTPATQPRTNGQTGRTFGFETRMLHAGHIPDAVTGARAVPIYQTTSYVFDDVDYAAQLFELKQYGNIYTRINNPTTAVFEERMASLENGTGAVATSSGMAAQFLTLMTLLQPGDEVVASKHLYGGTKTQLTHTIKKLGVTVHFVDPTDFDAWEAAITPRTRAFYGETIGNPQGSILDIERLAELAHAHRIPLIVDNTFATPYLCRPIDWGADIVVHSATKFIGGHGNSIGGVVVEAGTFDYSHFPTIADPSPSYHGLRFYDTFGHHGFLMKLRAETLRDVGACLSPFNAFLLIQGLETLSIRMERHVANARAVAEFLKDHPKVAWVAYAGLPDSPYYELAQKYTPLGPGAVFTFGLKYGSEGPRAAGKKFIESLQLFSHLANVGDVRSLVIHPATTTHQQLSDEELEEAGIKPEMIRLSIGLETLEDLLWDLDQALHAI, encoded by the coding sequence ATGGCGGAACGTTCGACCCCGGCAACTCAGCCCCGCACCAACGGCCAGACGGGCCGCACCTTCGGCTTCGAGACGCGCATGCTGCACGCGGGCCACATCCCCGACGCCGTCACGGGCGCCCGCGCCGTGCCGATCTACCAGACGACCTCCTACGTCTTCGACGACGTGGACTACGCGGCCCAGCTCTTCGAACTCAAGCAGTACGGCAACATCTACACGCGCATCAACAATCCCACGACAGCCGTTTTCGAGGAGCGCATGGCCTCGCTCGAAAACGGCACCGGCGCCGTGGCCACCTCCAGCGGCATGGCGGCCCAGTTTCTGACGTTGATGACGCTGCTGCAACCGGGCGACGAGGTCGTCGCCTCCAAGCACCTGTACGGCGGCACCAAGACCCAGCTCACCCACACCATCAAGAAGCTGGGCGTGACGGTCCACTTCGTCGATCCGACCGACTTCGACGCCTGGGAGGCCGCCATCACACCGCGCACGCGGGCCTTCTACGGCGAGACGATCGGCAACCCGCAGGGCAGCATCCTTGACATCGAGCGGCTGGCCGAACTGGCCCACGCACACCGGATTCCGCTCATCGTCGATAACACGTTCGCCACGCCGTACCTGTGCCGGCCCATCGACTGGGGCGCCGACATCGTCGTGCACTCGGCCACCAAGTTCATCGGCGGACACGGCAACTCCATCGGCGGCGTGGTCGTCGAGGCCGGCACGTTCGACTACAGCCACTTCCCCACGATCGCCGATCCGTCGCCCTCCTACCACGGCCTGCGCTTCTACGACACGTTCGGCCATCACGGCTTTCTGATGAAATTGCGGGCCGAAACGCTGCGCGACGTGGGCGCCTGCCTGTCGCCCTTCAATGCGTTTCTGCTCATTCAGGGACTGGAGACGCTCTCGATCCGCATGGAGCGGCACGTGGCCAACGCCCGCGCCGTGGCCGAATTTCTGAAGGATCATCCGAAAGTGGCCTGGGTGGCCTATGCCGGCCTGCCCGACAGCCCCTACTACGAACTGGCCCAGAAGTACACGCCGCTGGGTCCGGGCGCCGTCTTCACGTTCGGGCTCAAGTACGGCAGCGAAGGGCCGCGCGCGGCCGGCAAGAAGTTCATCGAATCGCTCCAGCTCTTTTCGCATCTGGCCAACGTGGGCGACGTGCGCAGCCTGGTCATCCACCCGGCCACGACCACCCACCAGCAGCTTTCGGACGAAGAGCTGGAGGAAGCGGGCATCAAGCCCGAAATGATTCGCCTGTCGATCGGACTGGAAACCCTGGAGGACCTGCTATGGGATTTGGATCAGGCCCTGCATGCGATCTGA
- a CDS encoding ATP-binding protein, translating to MSRALYTLRIPSSTRYLQTVRRFVERHARAAGLSEEAIERLKLAVDEACTNIIKHAYKGRPDRPIDVAVLLEPDRFVVRIRDQGEAFDPTRYRAPDLRTLIRKRQGGGLGVRLIHQLMDEVTYRSQGRYNEVQLIKYLTPSDTALPPSASA from the coding sequence GTGAGCCGCGCGCTTTACACCCTCCGGATTCCCAGCTCGACGCGCTACCTGCAGACGGTACGGCGCTTCGTGGAGCGGCATGCTCGCGCGGCCGGCCTTTCGGAGGAGGCGATCGAGCGGCTCAAACTGGCCGTCGATGAAGCCTGCACGAACATCATCAAACACGCCTACAAGGGACGTCCGGACCGGCCCATCGACGTGGCCGTGCTGCTCGAGCCGGACCGCTTCGTCGTACGCATCCGCGACCAGGGCGAAGCGTTCGATCCGACCCGCTACCGCGCGCCCGATCTGCGCACGCTCATCCGGAAGCGTCAGGGCGGCGGTCTGGGCGTGCGGCTGATCCATCAGCTCATGGACGAGGTCACCTACCGGAGCCAGGGACGCTACAACGAAGTGCAGCTCATCAAATACCTGACCCCTTCCGACACGGCCCTGCCGCCCTCGGCCAGCGCCTGA
- a CDS encoding MlaD family protein, translated as MNATMTSYRNEIKVGVALVVAALILFFGTRFLLNLPLFEQTATYETLLPDASGLVDGSVVRLKGVVVGRVTDVRYDPQSGMARVRFQINGSIPLPEGSYTRVAGLAMFGNVEMEIVPGPAGNPPLRPGSRLPAQTDGGLDALVEEAPAVLERLNTLLGRFDEAAEAAATQLSAPGSDLRQTLLALRQSSQTLAALLQREQQHIARTLENLSATSTQLRDATGPTADSIQAAAAQLRHLLRRLEASTASLEQATASLDLILAHIASGQGTLGRLIYDETLYLKLDTTLTGLNRILRDFETNPGRYLRELRLIDVF; from the coding sequence ATGAACGCGACCATGACTTCCTATCGCAACGAAATCAAAGTAGGCGTGGCGCTGGTAGTGGCCGCGCTGATTCTGTTTTTCGGCACCCGCTTTCTGCTCAACCTGCCCCTTTTTGAACAGACGGCCACCTACGAGACGCTGCTCCCGGACGCCAGCGGGCTGGTGGACGGCAGCGTGGTCCGTCTGAAAGGCGTGGTGGTCGGTCGGGTGACGGACGTACGCTACGATCCGCAGAGCGGCATGGCCCGCGTGCGGTTTCAGATCAACGGCAGCATTCCCCTGCCGGAAGGCTCCTACACGCGCGTGGCCGGGCTGGCCATGTTCGGCAACGTGGAAATGGAGATCGTCCCCGGTCCGGCCGGCAACCCACCGCTGCGGCCGGGTAGCCGGCTACCGGCCCAGACCGATGGCGGTCTGGACGCGCTGGTCGAAGAGGCCCCCGCCGTGCTGGAACGGCTGAACACGCTGCTGGGGCGTTTCGACGAAGCCGCCGAGGCGGCCGCCACCCAGCTCAGCGCGCCGGGCAGCGACCTGCGCCAGACGCTGCTGGCCCTTCGCCAGAGCAGCCAGACCCTGGCCGCCCTGCTTCAGCGCGAGCAGCAACACATCGCCCGCACGCTGGAGAATCTTTCGGCCACCTCCACGCAATTGCGCGACGCCACCGGTCCCACGGCCGACTCCATCCAGGCCGCCGCCGCCCAGCTTCGCCACCTGCTGCGCCGCCTGGAGGCCAGCACGGCTTCGCTGGAGCAGGCCACCGCTTCGCTCGACCTGATCCTGGCGCACATCGCCAGCGGCCAGGGCACGCTCGGCCGCCTCATCTACGACGAGACGCTCTATCTGAAGCTCGACACCACGCTCACCGGCCTGAACCGCATCCTGCGCGACTTCGAGACGAACCCCGGCCGCTACCTGCGCGAACTCCGCCTGATCGACGTGTTCTGA
- the aat gene encoding leucyl/phenylalanyl-tRNA--protein transferase, with protein sequence MKKPAGRSPGEERLLLQVLAAYRQGYFPMADPEDGRIYWYAPDPRAILPLDRFHVPRNLARLVRRGVFQVTFDRAFDDVVAVCADRPQTWIAPALADMYRALHRLGHAHSVECWQEGRLVGGLFGVCIGGAFFGESMFHRVSEASKVALVHLVAHLRRQGFRLLDIQFLTPHFHQFGAEEISRADFEQRLAEAVALPVRWASDVRNLEP encoded by the coding sequence ATGAAGAAACCGGCGGGGCGGTCTCCCGGGGAAGAACGGCTCCTGCTTCAGGTACTGGCAGCCTATCGGCAGGGCTATTTTCCGATGGCCGATCCGGAGGACGGACGTATCTACTGGTATGCGCCGGACCCGCGGGCGATTCTTCCCCTCGATCGCTTCCACGTGCCGCGCAACCTGGCCCGCCTGGTGCGGCGCGGCGTTTTTCAGGTGACGTTCGACCGGGCCTTCGACGACGTGGTGGCCGTCTGCGCCGACCGTCCGCAGACGTGGATCGCGCCGGCGCTTGCGGACATGTACCGGGCATTGCACCGGCTGGGACATGCCCACAGCGTCGAGTGCTGGCAGGAAGGACGGCTGGTCGGAGGGCTGTTCGGCGTCTGCATCGGCGGGGCGTTCTTCGGCGAGTCGATGTTTCATCGGGTCTCGGAGGCTTCCAAGGTGGCGCTGGTGCATCTGGTGGCGCACCTGCGACGGCAGGGTTTTCGCCTGCTGGACATCCAGTTCCTGACGCCCCACTTTCATCAGTTTGGCGCCGAGGAGATCTCGCGGGCCGATTTTGAGCAGCGGCTGGCCGAGGCCGTGGCGCTGCCGGTGCGCTGGGCGTCGGATGTTCGTAACTTGGAGCCATGA
- the radA gene encoding DNA repair protein RadA, with protein MARSSTRYVCQACGYEAPRWMGRCPDCGGWNTMVEETVPTPVKARVPRRVAEAPGADPVPLSAVPLEAEARLVTGVAELDRVLGGGIVPGSLILLAGDPGIGKSTLMTELARYLPDRRVLYVTGEESVRQVRLRARRLGVEGDNLLLLAETNLEAILEAARRVAPDVLVVDSIQTVYRPELESAPGSVSQVRESAALLMHYAKTTHVPVFLVGHVTKEGAIAGPRVLEHMVDTVLYFEGDRHHAYRILRAVKNRFGATHEIGVFEMHETGLRAVDNPSALFLSERRYGTSGSTVVCTLEGTRPVLVEIQALVTPTAYGTPQRNATGFDYRRLQMLLAVLEKREGLRLAAHDVFVNVVGGLRLEEPAADLGVLVAVASSFRDIPADTGTVLIGEVGLGGEIRGVGQLDVRLREAARLGFRQALVPAHHLKGLLRPDGLEVVGVRSLHEALDLVL; from the coding sequence ATGGCGCGTTCATCGACGCGATACGTCTGCCAGGCCTGCGGCTACGAAGCGCCGCGCTGGATGGGCCGCTGCCCGGACTGTGGCGGGTGGAATACGATGGTGGAGGAGACGGTACCGACGCCGGTGAAGGCGCGCGTGCCGCGCCGTGTGGCGGAGGCGCCCGGCGCCGATCCGGTGCCGCTCTCGGCCGTGCCGCTCGAAGCAGAGGCGCGGCTGGTGACCGGCGTGGCCGAGCTGGACCGGGTGCTCGGTGGCGGCATCGTGCCGGGCTCGCTGATCCTGCTGGCAGGCGATCCCGGTATCGGCAAAAGCACGCTCATGACCGAACTGGCCCGCTACCTGCCCGATCGGCGCGTGCTCTACGTGACGGGCGAGGAATCCGTCCGCCAGGTGCGGCTGCGGGCCCGACGGCTGGGCGTCGAAGGCGACAACCTGCTGCTGCTGGCCGAAACGAACCTGGAGGCGATCCTGGAGGCCGCCCGCCGGGTCGCGCCGGATGTGCTCGTGGTCGATTCGATTCAGACCGTCTATCGGCCCGAGCTGGAAAGCGCGCCGGGTTCGGTCAGTCAGGTGCGCGAAAGCGCTGCGCTGCTCATGCATTATGCCAAGACGACGCACGTGCCGGTCTTTCTGGTGGGGCACGTGACCAAAGAGGGCGCCATTGCGGGCCCGCGCGTGCTGGAGCACATGGTCGATACGGTGCTCTACTTCGAGGGCGACCGCCACCACGCCTATCGGATTCTGCGGGCCGTCAAGAATCGCTTTGGCGCCACGCACGAGATCGGCGTCTTCGAGATGCACGAAACCGGCCTGCGGGCCGTCGACAACCCCAGCGCGCTGTTTCTGTCGGAGCGGCGCTACGGCACGAGCGGCTCGACGGTGGTCTGCACGCTCGAAGGCACGCGGCCGGTGCTCGTCGAGATCCAGGCGCTCGTGACACCCACCGCGTACGGCACGCCCCAGCGCAACGCGACCGGCTTCGACTACCGGCGGCTCCAGATGCTGCTGGCCGTGCTCGAAAAGCGGGAAGGCTTGCGGCTGGCCGCCCACGACGTGTTCGTGAACGTGGTGGGCGGGCTGCGGCTGGAGGAGCCAGCCGCCGATCTGGGCGTGCTGGTGGCCGTGGCCTCGTCGTTCCGGGACATCCCGGCCGACACCGGCACGGTGCTGATCGGCGAAGTCGGGCTGGGCGGCGAGATCCGGGGCGTGGGACAGCTGGACGTTCGCCTGCGCGAGGCCGCCCGACTGGGCTTCCGACAGGCGCTCGTGCCCGCCCATCACCTGAAGGGCCTGCTGCGCCCCGACGGCCTGGAGGTCGTGGGCGTGCGCTCGCTCCACGAAGCGCTGGACCTGGTGCTTTAG
- a CDS encoding N-acetylmuramoyl-L-alanine amidase-like domain-containing protein: MSWTLLLIGSLLVVGPDSALQARFAELMRHARQEQLAARPLGEVMQALGLQLRGAPYAAGMLDAAPAETLLTPLDRFDCVLFVESVLALAQGVVLGDTTLTGLQQRVEQLRYRDGRMNGYCSRLHYFTDWIDDNARRGLVRDITRELGGRPMRRRIRFMSEHRTLYPHLAADSTWQCIRRVEEALSARERFVLPRDEIRRIAERLQPGDIVAFVAREPTLDVVHVGLVYVGADGRRGLLHASPQGGVRVSPDLQTYVQNNPAQVGIVVARPLDPRRR, translated from the coding sequence ATGAGCTGGACGCTATTGCTGATCGGAAGCCTGCTGGTGGTCGGACCGGACTCGGCCCTGCAGGCTCGTTTTGCCGAATTGATGCGCCACGCCCGTCAGGAGCAGCTGGCGGCGCGACCGCTGGGTGAGGTCATGCAGGCGCTGGGGCTGCAGCTCCGGGGCGCTCCGTACGCCGCCGGAATGCTCGACGCTGCTCCGGCCGAGACATTGCTGACGCCGCTCGACCGCTTCGACTGCGTGCTGTTCGTCGAGAGCGTGCTGGCGCTGGCGCAGGGCGTGGTGCTGGGCGACACGACGCTGACCGGCTTGCAGCAACGCGTAGAACAGTTGCGCTACCGCGACGGCCGGATGAACGGCTACTGCAGCCGGCTCCATTACTTTACCGACTGGATCGACGACAACGCCCGGCGCGGGCTGGTGCGCGACATCACCCGCGAACTGGGTGGCCGACCCATGCGGCGCCGCATTCGCTTCATGAGCGAGCACCGCACACTGTATCCGCACCTGGCGGCCGATAGCACCTGGCAGTGTATTCGGCGCGTCGAGGAAGCGCTGAGCGCACGGGAACGCTTCGTATTGCCCCGCGATGAAATACGCCGTATCGCAGAGCGTCTGCAGCCCGGCGACATCGTGGCCTTTGTGGCCCGCGAGCCGACGCTCGACGTGGTGCACGTCGGGCTTGTCTATGTAGGTGCGGATGGTCGGCGTGGACTGTTGCACGCCTCGCCACAGGGTGGCGTCAGGGTTTCGCCGGATCTTCAAACGTACGTGCAGAACAACCCCGCCCAGGTGGGCATTGTCGTGGCGCGTCCGCTCGATCCGCGTCGGCGGTAA
- the pfkA gene encoding 6-phosphofructokinase gives MEEIRRIGVFTSGGDAPGMNACIRAVVRTAIAHDLEVVGIRRGYAGMIEGDFVEMDGRSVSNILQLGGTILKSARSKAFMTPEGRAKAAEQLRKAGIDALVAIGGDGTFRGAAVFYEEHHIPIVGCPGTIDNDLFGTDETIGFDTAMNTAIQNIDRIRDTADAHDRLFLVEVMGRDAGFIALNCGIGSGAEMVLIPETFTDIEEIKERILSLMSAQSRSSIVVVAEGDEHGGATQIAQDLREDPAFAKIDLRVCILGHTQRGGSPTARDRVLASRLGSAAVEALLQGHTNVMVGVVNGEIKLTPLKHVYSRKKTIDYELLKLTQLLG, from the coding sequence ATGGAAGAAATTCGACGTATCGGGGTCTTCACCAGCGGTGGCGATGCCCCCGGCATGAACGCCTGCATCCGGGCCGTGGTGCGCACGGCCATTGCCCACGATCTGGAGGTGGTGGGTATCCGGCGTGGTTATGCCGGCATGATCGAGGGCGACTTCGTGGAAATGGACGGCCGCTCCGTGTCGAACATCCTGCAACTCGGCGGGACCATTCTCAAAAGTGCCCGCTCGAAGGCCTTCATGACTCCCGAAGGCCGGGCGAAGGCGGCCGAGCAGCTCCGCAAGGCCGGCATCGATGCGCTGGTGGCCATCGGGGGCGATGGGACGTTTCGTGGGGCCGCCGTCTTCTATGAGGAACACCACATTCCGATCGTCGGGTGCCCGGGCACGATCGACAACGACCTGTTCGGCACCGACGAGACGATTGGCTTCGATACGGCCATGAACACGGCCATTCAGAACATCGACCGCATTCGTGACACGGCCGATGCGCACGACCGGCTGTTTCTGGTCGAGGTGATGGGGCGCGACGCCGGTTTCATCGCGCTGAACTGTGGCATCGGCAGCGGGGCGGAGATGGTGCTGATTCCGGAGACGTTCACCGACATCGAGGAGATCAAGGAGCGTATCCTTTCGTTGATGTCGGCCCAGTCCCGTTCGTCGATCGTCGTGGTGGCCGAAGGCGATGAGCACGGTGGCGCCACGCAGATCGCGCAGGACCTTCGTGAGGATCCGGCTTTCGCTAAGATCGACCTGCGGGTGTGCATCCTGGGCCACACGCAGCGGGGTGGCTCGCCCACGGCGCGCGACCGCGTGTTGGCCAGTCGGCTGGGGTCGGCGGCCGTCGAGGCGCTACTGCAGGGACACACGAACGTGATGGTAGGCGTGGTCAACGGCGAGATTAAACTGACGCCGCTCAAGCACGTCTACAGCCGCAAGAAAACCATAGATTACGAGCTGCTCAAGCTGACCCAGTTGCTGGGCTGA